The genomic stretch TTAAGTCGACGATTGTTGTAAAGTTGTAACCGGAACGAGGTCCGCTTTTTTGTGCAAATGCGGCAGTACTGATGGAAACCAGCAGAACAACCATACATAAGAACGAGTGTTTTATCATATCTGAATTAATTTTGGTATTTTTACTTTGGTGGCGAAGTTAATTAAAATTTTGCATACACTAAAAATAATCTTTTATCTGCAAAACGAATGCTTTGTAGTGGATAATCTATATCTTTACCTTGTTTTTGTGGACGTGGAGAGAAATGATACTTAAATATAAATTACTTTATTCATGAAAAAGACCGTTATATTACTTTTGAGTGTTACTGCGTTAGTAACATCTTGTAAGGATGGTGCTAAACCAGTGAACAATCCGTTGATGCAGAAGTTTGAAACCCCGTTTCAAGCTCCTCCTTTTGATAAGATAAAACTGGTGGATTACAAGCCGGCTTTCGAGGAAGGTATGAAACAGCATAAGGCTGAAATTGAGGCTATCGTGAATAACCCGGAAGAACCGACTTTCGAGAACACGATCGTGGCGCTTGACAAGGCCGGGGAGTTGTTGAACCGGACGTCTGCGATATTCTTCAACCTGTATGAAGCGATGAAGAATGACGAAATGCAGCAATTAGCCATGGAAATCAGTCCTGCCGTAACAGCCCATGGGGATGAGATTAACATGAATCCTAAATTGTTTGCCCGGATCAAGGCATTGTATGACAAACGAGAGACTTTAGGATTGGATGCTCTGGCTTTGCGTACGTTGAAACTGTATTACAATGATTTCGTGCGTGGTGGTGCGAATCTAAATGATGCAGATAAGGCCAAAATGATGCAAATTAATGGTGAATTGGCTAAATTGAGTTTGCAATATGGTGATAACCTGTTGAAAGAAACCAATGCTTTCACGTTGGTTGTTGATAACGAGAATGATTTGGTCGGACTTCCGGAGACTGCCATTGCCGCCGCTGCTGCCGAGGCTAAAGACCGGGGAATGGAAGGTAAGTGGGTTTTCACGGTTCAAAAGCCAAGTATGATTCCTTTCCTGACATATGCTCAAAATCGTGATTTGCGGGAGAAGTTGTACAAAGGGTATTACATGCGCGGGAATAATGACAATGCTAATGATAATAAGGCAGTGTTAGCGAAAATGGTGAACTTGAGAACGGAGAAAGCTAAGTTGCTGGGATTTGACACCTATGCTGCTTGCGTGGTAGACGTGAATATGGCCAAAACCCCGAAGGCTATCTATGATTTCATGGGACGCGTGTGGGAACCGGCATTGAAAGTTGCCAAACAGGAGTTGGCTGAAATGCAGGCTATTGCCACGAAAGAAGGGATGAAGTATAAACTGGAAAGTTGGGATTGGTGGTATTACGCGGAGAAATTGCGGAAACAAAAATATGATCTGGACGAATCCGAGATGGCTCCTTATCTGAAATTGGAAAACGTGCGGGATGGAATGTTTGCGGTTGCCAATAAATTGTATGGAATCACCATGCATAAAAGAACGGATATTCCGTTATATCACCCGCAAGTGGAGACTTACGAGGTGAAAGATGTTGACGGAACTTCTCTCGGAATTTTGTATTTGGATTATTATACTCGTGCTAGCAAGTCGGCAGGAGCGTGGATGACTGAATTCCGTCACTACACGAAAGTAAACGGACAGGAAGAAATGCCGTTAGTTTCCGTGGTTTATAATTTCTCTCCGGCCGTGGGGGATGCTCCCGTTTTGTTGAGCTGGGATGACACGGAAACGATGTTTCATGAATTCGGACACGCCTTGCACGGATTCTTTACTCGTGGCGATTACCAGCGGATTGCGGGTACTATTCCTTACGACATGGTAGAGTTACCTTCACAGGTGATGGAGAATTGGGCGAGCGAACCAGAAGTGTTGAAAATGTATGGAAAACATTACCAGACAGGTGAGACTATGCCGGATGCGTTAATCCAGAAAATACAGGAAAGTGGACATTTTAACCAGGGATTCGCGACGGTAGAATACGTGGCAGCAGCTTTATTGGATATGGATTGGTACTCTAATACAGAAGTGAAAGATTTTGACATAAACGCTTTTGAGAAAGCCTCTATGGATAAATACGGTTTGATCAGAGAGATATTACCTCGCTATCGTTCCACGTATTTCTCTCATATATTCGATGGTGGCTACAGTGCCGGATATTACGTGTATCTCTGGGCCGAAGTACTGGATGCTGACGCATTCCAGGCTTTCAAGTCTTCCGGGGATATTTACAATAAAGAGCTGGCAGCCAAGTTTAGAAAATATGTTTTGTCTGAAGGAGGATATGCTGATCCCATGCAGCAGTATATCAAATTCCGCGGTCAGGAACCGTCGGAGGATCCTTTGTTGCATAAGAGAGGATTAAAATAACAGAAGAATCCGTAAAGTTCGTAAGGTTTATAAAGTTTATAAGGTCTATAAAGTTTGTGAATCCTTGGGGATGATTTGTTCTTGATGGCATTATTGCCGATGGAGTAGTCTGAAGGATACCCGTGGCTTTTGACTTTATGAACTTTATGGATTTTATAAACTTATTACGATGTGTGTGCGTGTATTTGTTCTTTTGCTTTGTCTATTATCGATACAGGGTGGAAGGCTGTTTGCAGGAAAAAGGAAATGTTTTCCAGAGATACTGAGAGTTGATTCATTGGTTCGGGAAGAAAAATGTGTTGTCGTAAAAGGAGTCGTGTGTGATGCGCAAGGCGAGGCGATAGTCGGGGTCAATATTATTGAAAAAGGAACGATGAACGGGGTAACTACCGATCGGAGAGGGAAATTCTCGCTTGAGGTAGATTTACATGGAACGTTGATTGTCTCTTTTGTTGGCTATCGGACTCGGATTATCCCGGTTGAAGGGAGAACCGATTTCGTTATTACGTTGGAGCATGATTATATTCTTTTGGACGACGTGATCGTGACGGCATTGGGATTGCAAAAGAAAGAATCGGCCTTGTCTTACGCTGCTATCCAAGTGGATAAGGATGAATTAGTCCGGGTGAAAAATCCGAACATGATCGTGGCGTTGATGGGAAAAGTGGCCGGAATGCAAGTGAACCGGAGTTCTTCGGGAATGGGAGGGGCTGTGAAAGTCGTGATGCGAGGGAACCGATCCGTGGCTGGGAATAATCAACCGCTGTACGTGATTGACGGGGTACCCATGTTGAATGAAAGCAGTGAGCAACCTTACACGGCTATCGGGGGAACGGCTGATGCGGGAAATCGGGATGCCGGAGATGGGATTTCTAATTTGAATCCGGAAGATATCGAGAGTATTAGCATTTTGAA from Butyricimonas virosa encodes the following:
- a CDS encoding M3 family metallopeptidase, with translation MKKTVILLLSVTALVTSCKDGAKPVNNPLMQKFETPFQAPPFDKIKLVDYKPAFEEGMKQHKAEIEAIVNNPEEPTFENTIVALDKAGELLNRTSAIFFNLYEAMKNDEMQQLAMEISPAVTAHGDEINMNPKLFARIKALYDKRETLGLDALALRTLKLYYNDFVRGGANLNDADKAKMMQINGELAKLSLQYGDNLLKETNAFTLVVDNENDLVGLPETAIAAAAAEAKDRGMEGKWVFTVQKPSMIPFLTYAQNRDLREKLYKGYYMRGNNDNANDNKAVLAKMVNLRTEKAKLLGFDTYAACVVDVNMAKTPKAIYDFMGRVWEPALKVAKQELAEMQAIATKEGMKYKLESWDWWYYAEKLRKQKYDLDESEMAPYLKLENVRDGMFAVANKLYGITMHKRTDIPLYHPQVETYEVKDVDGTSLGILYLDYYTRASKSAGAWMTEFRHYTKVNGQEEMPLVSVVYNFSPAVGDAPVLLSWDDTETMFHEFGHALHGFFTRGDYQRIAGTIPYDMVELPSQVMENWASEPEVLKMYGKHYQTGETMPDALIQKIQESGHFNQGFATVEYVAAALLDMDWYSNTEVKDFDINAFEKASMDKYGLIREILPRYRSTYFSHIFDGGYSAGYYVYLWAEVLDADAFQAFKSSGDIYNKELAAKFRKYVLSEGGYADPMQQYIKFRGQEPSEDPLLHKRGLK